The following proteins come from a genomic window of Montipora foliosa isolate CH-2021 chromosome 2, ASM3666993v2, whole genome shotgun sequence:
- the LOC137990949 gene encoding cytotardin-like, with the protein MAGKFHKDLRLSPKIPRSKKNQLETSVNVLENEIKRLQKEVTQVRTDLKIERARAIDLTFALQEKEEELQQHQTIYDQQIKDIIAKLTLLEAAFQREKQEITELLGAKDSTIELLSNEVSSKNSVIESLRKKVESSSGTSSDRTGDKCKLEKKTEAQKHEIDQLRNANARLLESLSQVRLGHSNSHHKGKQRRSSTPVRNNGNNQLSNSELSEWKEELSAFF; encoded by the exons ATGGCAGGAAAGTTTCACAAAGATCTTCGATTGAGCCCGAAGATTCCAAGATCAAAAAAGAATCAG CTTGAAACTAGTGTGAACGTCTTGGAGAATGAAATTAAACGGCTTCAAAAGGAAGTTACGCAGGTCAGGACAGATCTAAAGATAGAGCGAGCCAGGGCAATCGACCTAACCTTCGCTTTgcaggaaaaagaagaagaattacAGCAACACCAAACGATTTATGATCAACAAATAAAAGACATCATAGCAAAACTTACGCTTCTCGAAGCTGCTTTTCAAAGggaaaaacaagaaataacaGAACTTCTTGGAGCAAAGGACTCGACGATCGAGTTGCTAAGCAACGAAGTGTCAAGTAAAAATAGCGTCATCGAATCGCTGCGCAAAAAGGTGGAATCATCGTCCGGAACATCCTCTGACAGAACCGGTGACAAATGCAAATTAGAAAAGAAGACGGAGGCCCAAAAACATGAGATTGATCAGCTTCGTAACGCGAATGCGCGATTGCTAGAATCCCTTTCTCAAGTTCGACTTGGTCACTCTAACTCGCATCACAAAGGAAAGCAGAGACGAAGCTCTACTCCAGTGAGAAATAACGGAAATAACCAATTATCCAACTCGGAACTGTCGGAATGGAAAGAGGAACTTTCCGCGTTTTTCTGA
- the LOC137991804 gene encoding uncharacterized protein, giving the protein MGYHFYADDTQLYLSFNSLSGDDQAYSVAQVESCVGDIDRWMSCNKLKLNRDKTELLVISSKYRPRPSLDSILVGDHRVNRSDKAWNIGVVLDETLSLDKHVNSVCKSALFHLWNIAKIRMYLTSESTKTLVHAYVTCRLDNCNSLLLGSPKYMIQKLQRVQNCAARLVAGQPRAAHICPVLKELHWLPIEQRITFKVLLLTFKALNNLAPPYLSQLIVPYNPVRNLRSAGKHLLEVPKVRLKSYGDRAFSVAAPKHWNEIPLDIKLSRSVDVFKSRLKTYLFRLVFN; this is encoded by the coding sequence ATGGGCTATCAtttctatgctgatgacactcagTTGTACTTGTCTTTCAATTCTCTCAGTGGGGATGATCAAGCTTATTCTGTCGCTCAGGTTGAATCCTGTGTTGGAGATATCGACCGCTGGATGTCTTGTAACAAACTTAAGTTGAATAGGGACAAGACGGAACTGCTCGTTATCAGTTCAAAATATCGGCCACGCCCATCTTTAGATAGTATCCTGGTCGGCGATCATCGTGTAAATCGGTCTGACAAAGCTTGGAACATAGGAGTAGTTCTCGATGAGACCTTGTCACTAGATAAGCATGTGAATTCCGTTTGTAAGTctgctttatttcatctttggaATATCGCGAAGATTAGAATGTATCTGACTTCTGAGAGCACAAAGACCCTCGTCCATGCTTATGTTACCTGTCGACTTGACAATTGTAACTCGTTGCTACTTGGGTCACCGAAGTATATGATTCAGAAGCTCCAGCGCGTTCAAAACTGCGCTGCACGCCTTGTAGCTGGGCAACCTAGGGCTGCGCACATTTGCCCCGTTCTTAAGGAGCTACACTGGTTACCCATTGAGCAGCGAATTACCTTTAAAGTATTATTGTTAACCTTTAAAGCTCTCAATAATCTGGCGCCTCCGTATCTAAGTCAACTTATAGTCCCATACAACCCTGTAAGAAATCTTAGGTCAGCTGGCAAACACTTATTAGAAGTACCGAAGGTGCGCCTGAAGAGCTATGGGGACAGGGCCTTTTCGGTTGCTGCCCCAAAACACTGGAATGAAATTCCCTTGGACATTAAATTAAGTCGGTCAGTTGATGTCTTTAAATCCAGAttgaaaacttatctttttaggCTTGTTTTTAATTGA
- the LOC137993545 gene encoding galanin receptor type 1-like, with protein sequence MTNNTTQDLSGVISYIELPRGLSIFRLVLQITIAVFGVVGNVIVIAKIIRGTNAFSVMTPYLLSLAFADLGILLINYPLAIYRIEFNVHWILGKLVCCYISPFADTFFGACIWSIAAIAAERYVKVAWQITLPTSSHGRRLSKRIVFIVFSIWLMSFLIAALPAYLHTKYNNEFMECYLDYSSKSLPRIVVTLNAVCMFFLPMCIIAFSYRKISKLVGKRAVKLQGQTPNSSLETSRATVKRNTEAILVQTRKTQRILKPLVILFAVTMLPYQLFTMALVFWERFPYQNYFVILMVYVSIAIATNSAADPLVYCIMNREFRREIKTALPCCLRGRLSTWRRSFRGTFSSLRNSGKRSTGPVTTQTFTQTRGIADL encoded by the coding sequence ATGACAAACAATACAACGCAGGATTTAAGCGGGGTTATCTCATACATAGAGTTACCGAGAGGACTTTCCATTTTCCGACTTGTTCTTCAAATCACCATCGCTGTGTTTGGTGTGGTCGGCAATGTCATTGTCATAGCGAAGATCATTCGTGGAACAAACGCGTTTTCGGTCATGACCCCATATCTTCTGAGTCTTGCATTTGCAGACCTGGGAATTTTGTTAATCAACTATCCCTTGGCAATCTATCGCATTGAATTTAATGTCCACTGGATTTTGGGAAAGCTGGTTTGCTGTTACATCAGTCCGTTTGCAGATACATTCTTTGGTGCGTGCATCTGGTCCATCGCGGCAATTGCAGCTGAGCGATACGTGAAAGTCGCATGGCAGATCACGCTGCCGACATCGTCTCATGGAAGACGATTGTCTAAACGAATCGTTTTTATTGTATTCAGCATCTGGCTGATGTCCTTTCTCATAGCAGCCTTGCCGGCTTACCTCCACACCAAATACAACAATGAGTTTATGGAGTGTTACCTTGACTACTCCTCAAAATCTCTTCCTCGCATCGTGGTCACTTTAAATGCAGTATGCATGTTCTTCCTCCCTATGTGCATCATCGCCTTTAGCTATCGGAAGATCAGTAAACTCGTGGGGAAAAGAGCTGTCAAACTTCAAGGTCAAACACCAAACTCTTCCCTCGAAACATCGCGTGCAACGGTAAAGAGAAACACAGAGGCGATATTGGTTCAGACAAGAAAAACGCAGCGAATTCTCAAACCGCTGGTTATTTTGTTCGCTGTGACCATGCTACCTTATCAACTGTTCACAATGGCGCTGGTTTTTTGGGAAAGGTTTCCCTACCAAAACTACTTCGTTATTCTCATGGTCTACGTAAGCATCGCCATCGCAACCAATTCGGCAGCTGACCCATTGGTGTACTGTATAATGAATAGAGAGTTTCGCCGGGAAATTAAAACAGCGTTGCCTTGTTGCTTACGAGGCAGACTCTCAACATGGCGACGAAGTTTTAGGGGAACCTTCAGTAGCCTGAGGAATTCTGGCAAAAGATCGACAGGACCTGTAACAACCCAAACATTCACACAGACACGAGGTATAGCAGATCTGTAA